The nucleotide window tcacacacactaattaaatgagtgtgagtgtttctgaGTTTGAACGTACCTtaatgttggagtgtgtgtgtttatgtgtgtgtgtgtattaatagtatgtgtgtgtgtatgtacagtatgtgtgtataagagtgtatgtgtgcgtgatgGTTGTTTCTGGAGATGGTTTCTGGggttcatgtttttgtgtttgaatatgtgtgtgtgtgtgcgcgcgcgcgtatatctttgtgtgtgagtgtgtatctttgtgtgtgtgtgtgtgtgtattgatgtttgtgtctttttgtgtgtgtgtgtgtgcgtgcgtgtgtgtgtgtgtgtgtgtgcgtgtgtgtgcgtgtgcatccgtgtgtgtgcatgtgtgtgtgtgcatgtgtgtgtgtgcatgcgtgtgtgtgcgtgagtatgtgtgcgtgtgtgtgtgtgcgtgtgtgtgtggttgattcTAGAGCTCATGTCCTCTCTATGTTCCTCTTCCACAGTGACAGCATGGAGACCGATAAGGACAAGCAGCTGGgcaggtagagtgtgtgtgtgtgtgtgtgcgtgtttgcgtgcatgtgtgtgaaaaaaaaaataaataaaaaaaaaaatatatatatatatgtgtgtgtgattatatatatatatatacatatatgtgtgtgtgtgcgtgtgcatgaatGTTTACTGATCCTCTTCTCTGTCTGCAGTGCTGATCAACAAGGTCGCATCAAGCATGCAAGGtaccaacagcacacacacacacactctctctctctcaaactctctctctctctcacacccaaaCAAATGTACAGCAGATGAAGTGTATCTGCATACTACTGTATGTGGCCTCTAGTATctaacagtttgtgtgtgtgtgtgtgtgtgcgcgtgtgtgcgcatgtgtttgtgtgtgtacgtgcgtgtgtgtgtgtgtgtgtttggtcattGTAGGGAGGCCCATAGCCAGATTGAGAAGCGTCGGCGTGATAAGATGAACAGCTTCATTGATGAGCTGGCCGCCCTGGTGCCCACCTGCAGCGCCATGTCccgcaaactggacaagctcaCCGTGCTGCGCATGGCGGTGCAGCACATGAAGACCCTACGAGGTCAGAACgcactcatgtgtgtgtgcgagtgtgtgtgtacgtgcgtgcatgtgtgcgtgaatgtgtgtgtgtgtgtgtgtgtgtccgtgcgtgcatgtgtgtgtgcgcgcgtgtgtgtacgtgcgtgcatgtgtgtgtgtgttagattttTTCACTTTGAATTTGATTTTTTCACTTTGGTgtcctcaatgtgtgtgtgtgtgtgtgtgtgtttaggtgctGCTAACCCGTACACTGAGGCCAACTACAAGCCTGCATTCCTGTCTGATGATGAGCTGAAGCAGCTCATACTGAGggtaatacacactcacacacacacactccctctctctcacacacacacacactccctctctcacacaccccctctctctcacacacacacactcacacactccctctctcacacacacacacacacacactccctctctcacacacactccctctctctctctcacacacacacacacacactccctctctcacacacacacacactccctctctctcacacacacacacacacacactccctctctctcacacacacacacacacacactccctctctcacacacacacacacacacacacacacacaccctctctctcacacacacacactccctctctcacacacacacacactccctctctcacacacactccctctctctctcacacacacacacacacactccctctctctctctctcacacacacacacacacacacacacacacacacacacacactccctctctcacacacacacactccctctctcacacacacacactccccctctcacacacacacacacactccctctctcacacacactccctctcacacacacactctcacacacacacacacactctcacacacacacacacactctctctcacacacacactccccctctcacacacacacacacacatacacacacacacacacacacacacacacactctaggccTGCTTGTCACTGATGAGCGATAACTAGCCTtcatcccttctctcctcttcctcttctcctgcaGGCAGCGGACGGCTTCCTCTTCGTTGTGGGGTGCGATCGGGGGAAGATTCTTTTTGTCTCAGAATCTGTTTATAAAATTCTCAACTACAGCCaggtgtgtgacacacacacacacacacacacgattcagCTGTGCCACTGTCAGTAATCAGTAATACAGTAAATGAGTTTTTAGTCTGTGGAGTGGGCAGTGTGAGGCGCATCTGTACTGGACTCCATTTTCACATTTGTATTCTCTTGTTCTTTTCTGTTGTGgacattcagttcagttcactTCAATATAGGGCCAAAGTGTTGGAGATCGATTAGAGCAATCTCATTGGCCAGATTGATCTGATGACCCGCCTCTTTCTCCCTGTAGAACGATCTGATTGGCCAGAGCCTGTTTGACTACCTGCACCCTAAAGACATCGCAAAGGTGAAGGAGCAGCTCTCCTCTTCCGACACCGCCCCCCGGGAGCGCCTCATCGATGCCAAGAGtacgcacagtgtgtgtgtgtgtgtgtgcgtgtgtgtgtgtgttccggaGTGGATGAGTGAGAgtgaacatgaacacacacgtcATGAACTAAACTGTCTTTAGTACTTATGATGTCTGTACACTTGTAAGTCACTTTAGataaatgttaaatgtgtctgctaaatgaataagtgtgtgtgtgtgtgtgcgtgcatgtgtgcgcgtgtgtgtgcgtgtgcgtgtgtgtacgtgtgtgtgtgtgcgtgtgtgtgtgtgtgcgcgtgtatgtgtgtgtgtatgtgtgtgtgggtgtgtgggtgcgtgtgtgtgcgtgcgtgtgtgcgtgtatgtgtgtgtgcgtgcgtgcatgcgtgtgtgcgtgtgtgtacgtgtgtgtgtgtgcgtgtgtgtgtgtgtgcgtgcgtgcgtgtgtgtacgtgcgtgtgtgtacgtgcatgtgtgtgtgtgtgtgtgtgtgtgtacgtgtgtgtgtgcgtgcgtgcgtgtgtgtacgtgcgtgtgtgtacgtgcgtgtgtgtgtgtgtgtgtgtgtgtgtgtaacccacAGCTGGTCTCCCTGTGAGGACAGACGTGGCGCCCGGTCCATCTCGTCTGTGTGCAGGTGCACGCCGCTCTTTCTTCTGCAGGATGAAGTGCAACAGACCGCAGGTCAAGATGGAGGACAAGGACTTCAACTCCACCTGCTCCAAGAAGAAAGGTTAatacatacgcatgcacacgcacacacacacacatgcacgcacgcacgcacacacacacacacaccagggcaggAAAATACAGGAAAGGTCCTCCACACTTAACAAATGCAAGTCACCATTACCCCATGCAAACATACAGTGGGAGCTATCTGGTGTAAAATCCAGCGTTGCTACCGTGCATGCTTTTccctcgctctgtgtgtgtttctcccatggtgtgtgtgtccgccagtctgagtgtgtgtgtgtgtgtgtgtgtctgtgtgtgtgtgttttctccactggtgtgtgtatgtctgttaaTGGGGTTACTGCTGGGGTCCATTTGTCATACTGCacaaacataacattaacataaatataaacatcacattaacataaatataaacatcacactaacataaatataaacatcaCATAAacgtaaatataaacataaatacaaacatcacactaacataaatataaacataaatataaacataacacTAACATAAATATAAACGTAACActaacataaatataaacataacaccaacataaatataaacatcacattaacataaatataaacatcaCACTAACATAAATATGAACATCACAgtaacataaatataaacaaaataTAAACATCACACTaacataagtataaacataacaTTAACATAAAAGCTACATATTTGGTGTAATAAGAGAAGCCAACATTGATAATGTGTGTTTCTcccctggtatgtgtgtgtgtgtgtgtgtgtgtgtgtgtgtgtgcgtgcgtttctcccccggtctgtgtgtgtgtgtgcgtgtgtatgtacatgcgtGCGTTTCTcccctggtctgtgtgtgtgcatgtgcgtgtacgtgtgtgcgcgtgtgtgtgtgcgtgtgtgtgtgtgcgtgtgtccacaCAGCGGACCGTAAGAGCTTCTGCACGATCCACAGCACGGGCTACCTGAAGAGCTGGCCGCCCACTAAGATGGGCGTGGAGGAGGACGGTGAGGTGGACGGGGAGGGCTGCAACCTCAGCTGCCTGGTGGCCATCGgccgcctgcacacacacatcctgctgccgcccgcacacacacacatccgcgtCAAGCCCACCGAGTACGTCTCGCGACACGCCATCGACGGCAAGTTCGTCTTCGTCGACCAGAGGTGGGTGGGACCCCTGCTGCAAACCAACACagagcaatcacacacactcactcacacactctctctctcacacacacactctctctctcatacacacacacacactctctcacacacacacacacactctctctctctcacacacacacacacactctctctctcatacacacacacacactctctcacacacacacacacacactctctctctcacacacacacacacactctctctcacacacacactctctctctctctcacacacacactctctcacacacactctctctttctcttatacacacacacccacattccTGCTGCCATATCCGAGAGTGAGCCATGGGtagcagcttgtgtgtgtgtgtgtgtgcgtgtgtgtctgtgcatgtgtgtgtgtttgtgtgcgcgtgaTCTGCCCTTTAATGGCCAAATTTAGCCAAAGCAGAGAAGGGTGAAATTTAGGCCAGACATGCCAACTACAaatacacagtaacacacatacacacacagactcaaacacagatgcacacacacacacacacacactcagactcaaacacactcacacacacagactcaaacacAGAAGTCAGTTGTGGAGCTGTGATCCCTTCATTGCTCTACCTGCTGAACAAGTCTTCAGTTTGATCCTCAACATGGCTCAATGGCTCTccttgatctgtgtgtgtgtgtctgtgcgtatgtctccgtggatgtgtgtgtgtatgtctctgtgtgtgtgtgtctcctcaacATGGCTCAATGGCTCTccttgatctgtgtgtgtgtgtgtgtgtgtctctgtgcgtatgtctctctgtgtgtgtgtgtgtgtgtgtgtgtctctgtgcgtatgtctcggtgtgtgtgtgtgtatgtgcgtatgtctccacgtgtgtgtgtgtctctgtgcgtatgtctctatgtgtgtgtgtgtgtgtctctgtgcatatgtgtgtgtgtgtctcagggccACGGCCATCCTGGCGTACCTTCCTCAGGAGCTGCTGGGCACGTCCTTCTACGAGTATTTCCACCAGGACGACATCCCACACCTGGCCGAGTGCCACCGGCAAGGTAGTCACTCTAGTGTCACCTGAACTCTCTCTAGTGTCACCTGAACTCTCTAGTGTCACCTGAACTCTCTCTAGTGTCACCTGAACTGTCACCTGAACTCTCTAGTGTCACCTGAACTCTCTCTAGTGTCACCTGAACTGTCACCTGAACTCTCTACTGTCACCTGAACTCTCTCTAGTGTCACCTGAACTCTCTAGTGTCACCTGAACTCTCTAGTGTCACCTGAACTGTCACCTGAACTCTCTAGTGTCACCTGAACTCTCTCTAGTGTCACCTGAACTCTCTAGTGTCACCTGAACTGTCACCTGAACTCTCTAGTGTCACCTGAACTCTCTCTAGTGTCACCTGAACTCTCTCTAGTGTCACCTGAACTCTCTAGTGTCACCTGAACTGTCACCTGAACTCTCTAGTGTCACCTGAACTCTCTAGTGTCACCTGAACTGTCACCTGAACTCTCTAGTGTCACCTGAACTCTCTCTAGTGTCACCTGAACTGTCACCTGAACTCTCTCTAGTGTCACCTGAACTCTCTCTAGTGTCACCTGAACTGTCACCTGAACTCTCTAGTGTCACCTGAACGCTTGGTGCTCAGGGTGCTTTCTACAGTCTCACTGAACTGGGACTATCTTGGCATGCTCCGATGACCCTCAGTAGCCATAAAGTAGCCAATCATGCTACATCTGCTAGTCTGGCTGTGTGTAGctccactcacactctctctctctctctttctctctctgtgtgtgtgtgtgtgtctcagtgctgCAGATGAGGGAAAAGATCAACTCCAACTGCTACAAGTTTAAGATCAAAGACGGCTCCTTCATCACACTGCGCAGTCGCTGGTTCAGCTTCATGAACCCCTGGACCAAAGAGGTGGAATACATCGTCTCCACCAACACTGTCGTCTcgtaagtcacacacacacacacacacacacacacacacgaccaaaGAGGTGGAATACATCGTCTCCACCAACACTGTCGTCTCgtaagtctcacacacacacacacacaggaccaaaGAGGTGGAATACATCGTCTCCACCAACACTGTCGTCTCGTAagtcacattacattacattacattacattacatttggctgacgctttttaaccaaagcgactaacaacatggtaaacagtaagtttttagaacaattctcacaattttaggacagtttaaaaaaaacattagagtacagtaagaataagtgcgtcggtgagtgctgtttttaacagttacttgtcagtttaaaacggctggtgagtgctaggatcagtaagacttgttgtaagtgttgctatgagagtagatgttctctaaagagctgggtcttcaggagttttttgaaagtggaaaaggatgtccctgcccttgtaggaactggcagtgtgttccaccaacgaggaacaacagatgagaaaagtttggattggcttgagcgtaccggtggtagagctagacgtcgttcgtcagaggagcgcagcggtctggaggtagtgtaagtctgtatgagggcattcaagtaggtgggagcagaaccggagactactttgtaggcaagcgttagagacttgaatttgatgcgggccgccataggtagccagtgtagctggatgagcagcggggtagcatgtgcccttttgggttggttgtagaccaggcgcgccgccgcgttctggatcatctgaagtggtttcactgcgcaggctgggagacctgtcaggagggcattgcagtagtcgagtcgtgagatgactattgcctgaaccagaagttgggtagcatcttgagtcaagtaagtcctgattttccgtatgttgtagagtgcaaaacggcatgaccgggcgactgaggcaacatgatctgagaagtttagttggttgtcaagaacaactcctagatttcttgcagtcctggtcggtgaaacagacagggagtcaaatttgatgttgatgtcgtggtgtatggtaggtttagctgggatgaccagcagttcagtctttgagaggttcagctggaggtggtgtgccttcatccatgtagctatgtctgaaaggcaatccgagatccgtgctgaaaccagggggtcgtcaggtggaaaggacagatagagctgtgtgtcgtctgcatagcagtggtatgagaagccgtgcgaacggataatctgtcccaaggaggtggtgtagatagcaaagaggagggggcccagcactgagccctgggggacccctgtggtgagatggtgaggtgcggatagctgaccaagccatgatacgttaaacgagcgtcctgtgaggtaggattcaaaccaggagagagcagaaccggagattcccatgtcagcgagtatagagagaaggatacggtgattaaccgtgtcaaaggcagccgataagtcaagcagaatgagtactgatgaccgagcggtcgccctggcttcttttaaggcttctgttacagacagcagagccgtttcggtagagtggccgcttttgaacccagactgatttggatccagaaggttgttctgtgaaaggaagtcagagacctgtttggagactgctcgttcaatgcctttggataggaaaggcagtagtgagacagggcggtagttctcgacttgagcagggttgagagaagctttcttaagtaacggtgttacccgggccattttgaacgctgttggaaatgtgccggaggttagcgaggcattgatcacatgtgtgatagctggagcgatggtcgggctgatggactgaagtaggctcgtaggtatagggtccagcgagcatgtggtaggacggctgcatgtcaggagtctggacacttcactctcggagagaggcatgaatgctgaaaaagatgttccagcagtccctagaggttgtaggagtgcggtatctgagtcagatgcgttgagtgggcatgtagagaattgactgctgattgccgccactttgtttgtaaaaaatgaggcgagggtatctgcagtaaggctggatggaggaggcagctgagggttgagtagcgatttgaaggttgagaaaagttttcgagtgtctgtagcgctgttgattttgtcattgtagaaagcagtcttagcagcagtgatgctggctgagaaggaggtcaggagtgtctgacatatacagtcacacacacacacacacacacaggaccaaaGAGGTGGAATACATCGTCTCCACCAACACTGTCGTCTcgtaagtcacacacacacacacacacaggaccaaaGAGGTGGAATACATCGTCTCCACCAACACTGTCGTCTcgtaagtcacacacacacacacacacacaagatcaaATAGATGGAGTCACATTGTCTCCATGAACAACGTTGCCTCGtaagtctctctcacacatacacacacacacacgatccgACCCACTTGTACCACACAGCAGCTGCTGTCTGCAGGGTCCTgtattgggcagccgtggcctactggtttagcgcttcggacctgtaacccctcactgctccccgagcgccgctgttgatgcaggcagctcactgcgccgggattagtgtgtgcttcacctcactgtgtgttcactgtgtgctgagtgtgtttcactaagtcacggattgggataaatgcagagaccaaatttccctcacgggatcaaaagagtatatatactatacttatacttatgtagTTTGTGTGCTTTCAGCTttttaaccgtgtgtgtgtgtgtgtgtgtgtgcagggtgagcATGGCGGAGGGAGGGGACCCCAGCTACCCCCAGCTATCAGCCTCACCGCAGAGCATGGACAGCATGCTGACAGCAGGAGACGGtgagtcagcacacacacacacacatatatacacacacactacagacacacatacacacacacacaccgtacacacatatacacacacatattatacacacacacacacacatacatacacacacacacacacacactacatacatatacacacacacacatatacacacacatacacacacaacacacatacagtatacacattaCACAGTCCATACCtatacacattatacacacacacactccatacatatacatattgcacacactccatacatacatacattaacatctatgtgggtggggtatgtggtggcagggtggtgggtgaagaaccatgactgtgtgtatctatgtatttcatgtctgtgaggcttgtatggtatggtatgtgaaaacaaatttcctatgtaaggacacataaactaactaactaactaactaactacacattacatacacaaacacacacacacactccatacatatacacattacacacactacatacacatacaaagcacacacacgcatatagtacacacacacacagtattatattgttgttatttgtatgttgctttggacaaaagcgtctgccaaattccataaccataacatcaCAATGCAGACAATGTAGTACCAAGCTTGTTTAaattgtgtggtgtgtatgtgtgtgttgtgtgtgtgtgtgttgtgtggtgtgtgtgtgtgtggtgtggtgtgtgtgtgtgtggtgtgtgtgttgtgtgtgtgtgtggtgtgtgtgtattgtgtgtgtgtgtggtgtgtgtgtgtgtggtgtgtgtggtgtgtattgtgtggtgtgtgtattgtgtgtgtgtattgtgtgtgtgtggtgtgtgtgtgtgtgtggtgtgtgtgtgtgtgtgtgtgtgtgtgtgtgtgtattgtgtggtgtgtgtattgtgtggtgtgtgtgtgtgtgtattgtgtgtgtggtgtgtgtgtgtgtgtgtgtgtgtggagcagggaAGCGGGGGCTGCAGACGGTGCCAGGTATCCCCGGTGGCACGCGTGCAGGAGCGGGCAAGATCGGCCGCATGATCGCCGAGGAGGTCATGGAGATCCAGAGGTGAGACTCGTGCTGCACGGTGACCATGGACCATGGCATATGATGTCATGGCACACTGGGTGGATTTGTGATGATGTCATGGCTGACGGGGTGGATTcgtgatgatgtcatggcacacAGGGTGGATTTGTGATGATGTCATGGCTGACGGGGTGGATTTGTGATGATGTCATGGCTGatggtcatgtgtgtgttgttttcagGATCCGAGGCTCCTCCCCCTCCAGCTGTGGGTCCAGCCCCCTAAACATGACCAACAGCACACCACCCCCCGACACATCCTCACCTGGGGGGAAGaaggtaaacacacactcacacaaacaccgcCCCCCGACACATCCTCACCTGGGGGgaagaaggtacacacacactcacacaaacaccgcCCCCCGACACATCCTCACCTGGGGGgaagaaggtacacacacactcacacaaacaccgcCCCCCGACACATCCTCACCTGGGGGgaagaaggtacacacacacacacacaaacaccgccCCCCGACACATCCTCACCTGGGGGgaagaaggtacacacacacacactgccccaccgacacacacacacacaaacactacctcACCTGGGGGGGaagtaggtacacacacacactgctcaacaAGCTCCATAGCTCAGGGTTCTCAGGTGGTATTAGGGCGCCCCTGTTCCTGCTCAccctgagaggaagagaggagctcCCTTTAATGCTCACAccctgagaggaagagaggagctcCCTTTAATGCTCACAccctgagaggaagagaggagctcCCTTTAATGCTCACAccctgagaggaagagaggagttcCCTTTAATGCTCACAccctgagaggaagagaggagctcCCTTTAATGCTCACAccctgagaggaagagaggagtttcctttaatgtttgttttggttttttcTCCACAGATCCAGAATGGCGGCTCTCCTGACATCCAGTCTGCCGGTCTCTCTTCAGGGCCAGACTCCATAGGATACCCCTACTCCAACAACTCCCTACTgagtacgacacacacacacacacacacacacactctataggaTACCCCTACTCCAACAACTCCCTACTgagtacgacacacacacacacacactctataggaTACCCCTACTCCAACAACTCCCTACTgagtacgacacacacacacacacacacacacacactctataggaTACCCCTACAACAACTCCCTACTgagtacgacacacacacacacacacacactctataggaTACCCCTACTCCAACAACTCCCTACTgagtacgacacacacacacacacacacacacacattctatagGATGCCCCTACTCCAACAACTCCCTACTgagtacgacacacacacacacacacacactctataggaTACCCCTACTCCAACAACTCCCTACTgagtacgacacacacacacacacactctataggaTACCCCTACTCCAACAACTCCCTACTgagtacgacacacacacacacacactctataggaTACCCCTACTCCAACAACTCTCTACTgagtacgacacacacacacactccataggATACCCCTACTCCAACAACTCTCTACTgagtacgacacacacacacacacacacacactctataggaTACCCCTACTCCAACAACTCTCTACTgagtacgacacacacacacacacacacacactctataggaTACCCCTACTCCAACAACTCTCTACTgagtacgacacacacacacacacacactctataggaTACCCCTACTCCAACAACTCTCTACTgagtacgacacacacacacacacactctataggaTACCCCTACTCCAACAACTCCCTACTgagtacgacacacacacacacacacacacacacacactctataggaTACCCCTACTCCAACAACTCTCTACTgagtacgacacacacacacacacactctataggaTACCCCTACTCCAACAACTCTCTACTgagtacgacacacacacacacacactctataggaTACCCCTACTCCAACAACTCCCTACTgagtacgacacacacacacacacacacacacacacacacacacacactctataggaTACCCCTACTCCAACAACTCTCTACTgagtacgacacacacacacacacacacactctataggaTACCCCTAAACATTACAAACattcaaacactttttttaggTGAAATAATGTGTAATCAGTAGCATATATGTAGCTCTTCTgacttataggcctacttgttacaTTTGACATTCCCACCATTTAAATGAGATGATCGTGACCTCTAGATTTTCTTTAGCAGTGGGGGCAGGCCagtcataatagcctaataacaaaaacacgggggtccgggggggattttttatcttttctggttgctaatcacactattttaacatgttttgagagggacaggcccATCTTTTTTCTGACGCACCTcacgttaccccatgcattaaaccaaatgtcactgcttgaataaatgaaaaacatagc belongs to Alosa sapidissima isolate fAloSap1 chromosome 20, fAloSap1.pri, whole genome shotgun sequence and includes:
- the LOC121694572 gene encoding aryl hydrocarbon receptor nuclear translocator-like protein 1, with product MNICEELMADQRMDISSTMSDFMSPGNADLISSSIGTTGLDYNRKRKNSSSDYQFDGFSFDDSMETDKDKQLGSADQQGRIKHAREAHSQIEKRRRDKMNSFIDELAALVPTCSAMSRKLDKLTVLRMAVQHMKTLRGAANPYTEANYKPAFLSDDELKQLILRAADGFLFVVGCDRGKILFVSESVYKILNYSQNDLIGQSLFDYLHPKDIAKVKEQLSSSDTAPRERLIDAKTGLPVRTDVAPGPSRLCAGARRSFFCRMKCNRPQVKMEDKDFNSTCSKKKADRKSFCTIHSTGYLKSWPPTKMGVEEDGEVDGEGCNLSCLVAIGRLHTHILLPPAHTHIRVKPTEYVSRHAIDGKFVFVDQRATAILAYLPQELLGTSFYEYFHQDDIPHLAECHRQVLQMREKINSNCYKFKIKDGSFITLRSRWFSFMNPWTKEVEYIVSTNTVVSVSMAEGGDPSYPQLSASPQSMDSMLTAGDGKRGLQTVPGIPGGTRAGAGKIGRMIAEEVMEIQRIRGSSPSSCGSSPLNMTNSTPPPDTSSPGGKKIQNGGSPDIQSAGLSSGPDSIGYPYSNNSLLSDSSHVGIDLMDEPGSSSPSNDEAAMAVIMSLLEADAGLGGPVDFSDLPWPL